AAAAATTCCCCCTTATTCTTTTTTTATTTTCATATATTTAGACGATTTAGTATTAGGAAGTGCTACATTTTAAAACAAAAAATTTTAATTTGCTAATTTTTTAATCATTATTGCTAATACTAATAAGTGTTTAACAAAAAACTAGAAATTTATATATTTATCTCGTCACCTCGTCTTGATTGAGTAAGTTTATTTCAAGAGTATAAATAAAATACCATATTTGTATCTGATAAAAAAGTTTTAAAAAGATATATTAACTAACTTTGATTACGGAGGATATGTATGAAAGAAGGCAAAAGAGGTGTTCTCCTAATAATAGGGGGAGCAGAGGATAAGGAAGATAAAATGGAGATACTTAAGAAATTCGTTAGACTTATGGAACACGATGATTCATCGCTTTTAGTATTGACTACAGCTACAAAAGAGCCAGATATAGTTGGAGACAATTATCGAAGAGTATTCGAAAAGCTAGGCATGACTAATATAGATATATTGAATATAGATAGCAGAGAAGATGCTAATGATGAAGATTATGTCGAGAAAATAAGAAGTTCGGAGGGAATTTTTTTCACAGGTGGAGACCAATTAAGAATTACCAGCATAATTGGTGGAACAAAAGCATGTGAGGCACTATTTGAATGTTATCAAAATGGTGGAATCATAGCAGGAACAAGTGCCGGGGCTTCTGCTATGAGTAGTGTTATGATAATTGAGGGAGATGGCAATGAGCCAGCACGAAAGTGTACTCTAAAAGTTGCTCCTGGTCTAAACCTACTAAGCAATTCCATAATAGACCAGCATTTTGCTCAGAGAGGTAGAATTGGTCGATTACTTTGTGGTGTGGCAGAGAACCCAGATATTTTAGGTATTGGGATAGATGAAGATACCTCAATAATTGTATATCCCGATGATACCTTTGAAGTATATGGAACAAATGCAGTAACTATAGTTGATGGCAGGTCTATAGAGGAGTCAAATGTATCTGAATCAAAACCAGATGAAATACTGGCAATTACAAATATAAGATTACATGTGCTGCCAGATGGCTATAGCTATGATTTGAAAAATAGAGAAGTTTTTAGATAGGCTAATCTTATGTTCATCAAGTTAAAGTTAGGAGGCAGAGCAATTGAAAATCATAAGCATAAAAACATTTAATGGAAGAAACATATATAGTCACAAGCCTGTAATTCACATGTTACTAGATCTTGAGGAGTTAAGCGGTAAAACTACATTAGATTTTATTGACTTTAATAATAGACTGTTAAGTCTTTTTCCTAATTTAATAGAACATCATTGTGGAATAGGAAAATTTGGCGGATTTGTTGAAAGGATTAAAGAAGGAACATATTTTGGTCATGTTGTTGAGCACTTAATATTAGAACTCCAAGTCATAGCAGGATATGAGGTGTTTTTCGGTAAGACAAGGG
The sequence above is drawn from the Proteiniborus sp. DW1 genome and encodes:
- a CDS encoding cyanophycinase codes for the protein MKEGKRGVLLIIGGAEDKEDKMEILKKFVRLMEHDDSSLLVLTTATKEPDIVGDNYRRVFEKLGMTNIDILNIDSREDANDEDYVEKIRSSEGIFFTGGDQLRITSIIGGTKACEALFECYQNGGIIAGTSAGASAMSSVMIIEGDGNEPARKCTLKVAPGLNLLSNSIIDQHFAQRGRIGRLLCGVAENPDILGIGIDEDTSIIVYPDDTFEVYGTNAVTIVDGRSIEESNVSESKPDEILAITNIRLHVLPDGYSYDLKNREVFR